The following nucleotide sequence is from Anabaena sphaerica FACHB-251.
GGTAGCAATTAAATTTCCTGGTACTCTTGGTGTTCATAGTCAAACCCAAGCGGCAACTTTTACATTTGCACAGCAATGTACTAGTTTGCTGAATGGTATGGATTTATCTATTTATCATTTTTGTCATCAACCAAATCAAACATTAGCTTGGGTAGGTAGAATAGCACCAGAAAAAGGACTAGAAGATGCGGTTGCATCTGCAAAAATCACGGGTATTCCTCTAAAAATTTTTGGACTGATACAGGATGAAAGCTACTGGCAAAAAATTTGTCAAGATTACCCAGATGCACCAATAGAATATATGGGCTTTTTGCCTACAGTTGAGTTACAAAAACAATTAGGTAAATGTATGGCCTTGTTAGTAACTCCCCGTTGGGTAGAAGCTTTTGGTAATGTAGCAATTGAAGCTTTAGCCTGTGGAGTGCCTTTAATTGCTTATCGTCGGGGTGGTTTGACAGAAATTGTCCAGGAGGGCAAAACTGGCTTTTTGGTAGAACCGGATAGTGTGCAAGGTTTGGTAGATGCTATTGGTCGGTTAAATGAAATTGACCGTTATGCTTGTCGGCAACAAGCAGAAGTGGAATATTCTTTAGAAGCTATGGGCGATCGCGTGGAACAATGGTTTGAGGATATACTCACAAAAAGAACTAAACCATAATTTCCAATATTCCCTGGTCTGCGTCTAAACGTGCCTTCACACCCACAGTCAAAGCTGCATTAGGGCTATCATGACCAAAGGGTAAATCTGAGACAATGGGAATACTTAAATCACCCAACCGTTCCCTCAAAACTTCCTCTATACTCAAACTAGGTATATTAGGTGGTGCTTCACACTTGGTAAACCCTCCCAACGCAATACCGCGAACTTTAGACAAAACCCCACTTAACCGCCATTGAGTTAACATCCTATCAATACGATAGGGTGGTTCTGTCACATCTTCCCACGCCAATATTACACCATCAAGGTTAGGTAAAAGGGGCGTTCCCAAAAGATGAGTCGCTACTGTCAGATTACCAGGAAGTAGCACACCTGTCACTGTACCACCACCCCAACCTTTACCCTTTAAAGGTGCGATCGCACGGCCTTCTAAAATATCAAATAATCGCTTTATTGACCATTCTGGCTCATCTATCAGGGTAGTGAGTACGGGACCATGTACACCGGAAATACCTGCGTTATAGAGGCTCCATAACAGGGCTGTGATATCCGAAAAGCCGATCAACCATTTAGGATCTGCTGTATTTTGTTGCCAGTTCCAATCTTCTAAAATGCGGGTACTGCCAAAACCACCCCTAGCGCAGATAATACCGCGACATTCAGGATCATGCCATGCTGTTGCTAACTGCTGACGACGGTGATCATCAGCACCGGCAAGATAACCATGTCTGCTTTCTATGCGATCGCTGACTTGCACATTGTAACCGTGAGCTTTCCAAATTTCCAGACTTTGTTCAAAAGCTGCAAACTCTCGTAAAGCACCACTAGGGGCAATAACGCGCAATAAATCACCTGGTTTTAGAGGCGGGGGTAAGATGGTGGTGGACATGAATTATTAATAGGAGATTTTTTCAGTAAATATCAAACGCAGATGAACGCAGATAGACGCAGATAAATCAGGATAACGAGTGATAGATATGTAGGGTTTTTGAGTCTACAAATAGGCAATTTTATCAGCGTTAATCCGCGTTCGTCTGCGTTCAAATTTTATAATAATTTACACTGCCCATGATGCCGTAACAGATGGTCACATAAAACCAAAGCCACCATCGCATCAACCATTGGAACAGCACGGGGTAAAACACAAGGATCGTGTCTTCCTTTTCCTGCTAATACTGTTTCTTCACCTTCTTTGGTTACGGTTTTTTGTTCTTTTCTAATAGTTGCAGTTGGTTTAAAAGCAACTCTGATAATAATATTTTCGCCGTTAGAAATTCCCCCTTGAATACCTCCAGAACGGTTGGTTATGGTTCTAATTTCGCCATTTTCATCAATATAAAATTCGTCGTTATGTTCAAAACCTGTTAATAATGTTCCGTCAAAACCTGAACCTATTTCAAAACCTTTACTTGCAGGAAGTGACATCACCGCTTTTGCTAAGTCTGCTTCTAATTTATCAAAAACCGGTTCACCTAAACCTTTAGGAACATTCCGCACCACACATTCAACGACACCACCGATAGAATTACCATCTCGACCAGTTTTTTCAATTAATGAAATCATTGTGTTAGCAATTTCGCCATCGGGACAACGGACAATATTACTTTCTACATCTGCTAAAGTTACAGTATCGGTATTAACAACGCCTTCTAAATCTTTGATGCGCTTAACGTAGGCGATAACTTCTACATTTGCAACTTGACGAAGAATTTTTTTAGCGATCGCACCAGCAGCTACCCTACCTATTGTCTCACGCGCTGAGGATCTTCCTCCCCCTTGCCAATTTCTAAACCCATATTTTGCATCATAGGTAGCATCAGCGTGAGAAGGGCGGTATTTTTGCGCCATCTCATCATAATCTTCGGGACGAGTATTTTTATTTCTGACTAGGATAGCGATGGGTGTTCCCAGAGTTTTACCTTCAAATACTCCTGATAATATCTCACAGGTGTCCGCTTCTTTGCGGGGTGTGGTGATTTTACTTTGTCCTGGCCGTCTTCTGTCTAACTCAAATTGAATTTCCTCAGCGGAAATTTCTAATAGTGGGGGACAACCATCAATTATAACACCCACACCGCCGCCGTGAGATTCGCCAAATGTCGTAATACGGAAAAGATGACCAAAAGTGCTGCCCATGATGTTGAGGAAATACAGACCGAAATATGTATTTTACATGGTGTTGGGCATTTTTCACCCTCTGCTACATCCAGATCCCCGACTTCTGACAGCAGTTTATCATTTTTTGATAGGATGAAAAAAGAGTTAGGGTATCTTATCTATCGAAATTTTCTAAACTTTCATGTAATTTAAAGTTCTATCCATTAATAGACATTTAACTGTAAAATCAACCTATGAAAAGTTTAGATAGTATTACAATTCATCAGTTTAGAGGACTTCGAGATTTAGAACTAAAGGATCTCGGACGTATTAACTTGCTTGTTGGTATTAATAACTCAGGTAAAACCAGTGTTTTAGAAGCATTAGAGATTTATTGTCACCCATTAGATATTAGAGTCTGGTTTAGTACAGCACTTCAAAGATCATCAGAAAGTAGACAAGATCCAATGGATGCTTTAAGATGGTTGTTTACACGCTATGCTGAACCTGTAAATCCAGAAATGAATAAACCAACTATTCTTATATCTAGTGATGGTGATTATTTTATCACGCAATTAAAAGCTAGTTATGAGCAAATAGAAGGAATATCGTTATCTACAAACAAAAAAAGAAGTAATTCTATTAATATTACAAATATTGAAATTGATCATGATGATTCACCAGGATTAAGAAAAGGAATTGACTTTAAAATAGAAGTATATACAAAACAATTACAGTTACAGTTGTTTGATAATACTACTAATTTTCCTCATTTTATAGAAACTTTTCAGTTATGGGAAAATGAAGTTTTTCCTTTTCCATCTAAAAAAAGAGACCCACACCTAAGCTTACATACATCCACAGTTACACCTGTATCTCACCGTTTTGAATCACAATTTCGGTTATTTTCAGATGCAAGATTTAAAAACTTTAAAGTAGATGTACTGGAATTACTTCAAAAAATAGATAACAATATCTTGGATATAGAAATTTTATTACCGCCACAATCTACATCTACATTTAATATATATATTCAACATAAAAAACTGGGACTTGCACCAGTTAGCAGTTTTGGTGATGGTATTCGTCGTCTATTACATATAGCTTTAAAACTTGCTAGTGTTAAAGGTGGTATTCTATTAATTGATGAATTAGAATCAACAATTCACACAGAAGCTTTACAAAATTCCTTTCAATGGTTGGTTAAATGGTGTCAAGAAATGGATGTACAATTATTTGCTACTACCCATAGTTTAGAAGCTGTTGATGCTTTATTAGAAGTAACTGAATCTGATTCAGATTTAGTGCTTTATCGTTTAGAACCAAAGGAAGAAAAAACAAAAGTAGTTAGACATGATGGACATAGATTAAGACGTTTAAGACAAGAATTAGGGGAGGAGGTACGTTGGTGAATAAAAAATATGTTTTAATTGGTGTTGAGGGGAATCATGATCAGGCTTTTATTGCTAAGATTTTATGTAAATTATTCAAATTTTCTGAATTTACGGGAGAAGAATCAAAGTTGGATAGTTTTTGGCGCAAATTTATTCCTACCTATCCCAAAGGGGGAAACTTATATAAAAGAATGGATATGCCGACAATATTATATAATGAAAATTTTTCAATTGCTCTATATGTAGGTGAAGGAACTAAATTAATTGAGAATTTAAAATTAAAATTATCTAATATAGTAGATTATGAAAATAATCTTTTTGCTTTTGCAGTTATAGCTGATGCTGATAAAAAGACACCTAATCAAGTTGCAGAAGAATATCATGATGGTTTAAAAGAATATTTTCCTGATTTCCCTAATACAGTTAATTTAACTGGTAATGTTACAGAAAGTTCACCCAAATTAGGAATTTATATATTACCAGATAATATTCAACAAGGTGTTTTAGAAAATTTGATCTGTGATTGTGGTGATTTAGTTTATCCTGAATATATGCAAAGAGCAAGGGAATATATAGATAAATTTTCTGAAGAAGACAGAAAGCAAAAGTCTTTAAAATGGAAACCTTTTGATAAAGAAAAAGCTTTAGTTGCCACAATTGTTAGTGTACTTAAACCCGGTTCTACTAATACAGTTAGTATTAAGGCTGATAAATGGGTTAGTGATCAAACTGCTGAAATTCCGGTTATTCAAAACCTAACTCAATTTTTCAGTAATTTGTTAAATTTAGAACATTAACTATCTTCC
It contains:
- a CDS encoding glycosyltransferase family 4 protein, translating into MIIPKYKLLFISTPVGAIGTGVGGGVELTLFNITQEMKRRGHKIEIIAPNGSVMQPFTVTEIAGELQIPGQTQTRDSPITMPKNSVLANMWDYARQVQSNYDLIVNFAYDWLPLYLTSFFQIPIAHLISMGSLTDAMDSIIEEVAIKFPGTLGVHSQTQAATFTFAQQCTSLLNGMDLSIYHFCHQPNQTLAWVGRIAPEKGLEDAVASAKITGIPLKIFGLIQDESYWQKICQDYPDAPIEYMGFLPTVELQKQLGKCMALLVTPRWVEAFGNVAIEALACGVPLIAYRRGGLTEIVQEGKTGFLVEPDSVQGLVDAIGRLNEIDRYACRQQAEVEYSLEAMGDRVEQWFEDILTKRTKP
- a CDS encoding S66 peptidase family protein gives rise to the protein MSTTILPPPLKPGDLLRVIAPSGALREFAAFEQSLEIWKAHGYNVQVSDRIESRHGYLAGADDHRRQQLATAWHDPECRGIICARGGFGSTRILEDWNWQQNTADPKWLIGFSDITALLWSLYNAGISGVHGPVLTTLIDEPEWSIKRLFDILEGRAIAPLKGKGWGGGTVTGVLLPGNLTVATHLLGTPLLPNLDGVILAWEDVTEPPYRIDRMLTQWRLSGVLSKVRGIALGGFTKCEAPPNIPSLSIEEVLRERLGDLSIPIVSDLPFGHDSPNAALTVGVKARLDADQGILEIMV
- the aroC gene encoding chorismate synthase gives rise to the protein MGSTFGHLFRITTFGESHGGGVGVIIDGCPPLLEISAEEIQFELDRRRPGQSKITTPRKEADTCEILSGVFEGKTLGTPIAILVRNKNTRPEDYDEMAQKYRPSHADATYDAKYGFRNWQGGGRSSARETIGRVAAGAIAKKILRQVANVEVIAYVKRIKDLEGVVNTDTVTLADVESNIVRCPDGEIANTMISLIEKTGRDGNSIGGVVECVVRNVPKGLGEPVFDKLEADLAKAVMSLPASKGFEIGSGFDGTLLTGFEHNDEFYIDENGEIRTITNRSGGIQGGISNGENIIIRVAFKPTATIRKEQKTVTKEGEETVLAGKGRHDPCVLPRAVPMVDAMVALVLCDHLLRHHGQCKLL
- a CDS encoding AAA family ATPase; amino-acid sequence: MKSLDSITIHQFRGLRDLELKDLGRINLLVGINNSGKTSVLEALEIYCHPLDIRVWFSTALQRSSESRQDPMDALRWLFTRYAEPVNPEMNKPTILISSDGDYFITQLKASYEQIEGISLSTNKKRSNSINITNIEIDHDDSPGLRKGIDFKIEVYTKQLQLQLFDNTTNFPHFIETFQLWENEVFPFPSKKRDPHLSLHTSTVTPVSHRFESQFRLFSDARFKNFKVDVLELLQKIDNNILDIEILLPPQSTSTFNIYIQHKKLGLAPVSSFGDGIRRLLHIALKLASVKGGILLIDELESTIHTEALQNSFQWLVKWCQEMDVQLFATTHSLEAVDALLEVTESDSDLVLYRLEPKEEKTKVVRHDGHRLRRLRQELGEEVRW
- a CDS encoding DUF3226 domain-containing protein, whose translation is MNKKYVLIGVEGNHDQAFIAKILCKLFKFSEFTGEESKLDSFWRKFIPTYPKGGNLYKRMDMPTILYNENFSIALYVGEGTKLIENLKLKLSNIVDYENNLFAFAVIADADKKTPNQVAEEYHDGLKEYFPDFPNTVNLTGNVTESSPKLGIYILPDNIQQGVLENLICDCGDLVYPEYMQRAREYIDKFSEEDRKQKSLKWKPFDKEKALVATIVSVLKPGSTNTVSIKADKWVSDQTAEIPVIQNLTQFFSNLLNLEH